One segment of Salvelinus alpinus chromosome 1, SLU_Salpinus.1, whole genome shotgun sequence DNA contains the following:
- the LOC139534046 gene encoding arf-GAP with Rho-GAP domain, ANK repeat and PH domain-containing protein 1-like isoform X1, producing the protein MSWQTRTIHCEPCRTASAVSLVWRRLSVRTLKQAGEHHRLMKIVSILPAHCHDQTTSETLIFTTLLLSRWAGWTRPHLRGKRERSIIFQKRWVMLDAKYLRYFQNEKEVYSKRIIAILSVTEVLNVGEQKFEVVTRNRTFLFRAENNTVREEWVSVLKETIQQRRSSMEMSLMNFSFTSGQRDSGVSLISKQGYLDMNGLRSKVYVVICADRVFLYGNAEEHSQGVGITYIEMNVGTVKSTDKRSFNLTTFYRTFSFLAESAQQRDQWVEALQDCVSRSLSSDVVAQKIWAVEANQRCADCGAPHPDWASVNLCVVLCKCCAGVHRGLGQSVSKVRSLRMDEKVWTDNLIQVFLLGNNRVNLFWAANMPPSEALHPSSDSEKRQRFVSAKYCQGKYRRYHALFGQQEALNKALCSTVQTDDVLETLSLVFCGADVNCYTGDPELPSPVSVAQHYGQILQVEFLTHNHNTDLPGSRAGDHTLLEAALPVSHTGYLFKTASSIRPVTECKAKGDFSRRWCSLNQGNFSYYESEKSSSQSGGLKMSDVLCLLVNPPGKHGYAHSFELYHDSGRVYLFGEDSSDKVKGWIKAIAKALVPSAAEDLVCWPFERVGRLRYTEGQSHHSPLLGWFSLGGSRLLLLLHGADRVENIDLRKIKELSMEQEAGAVVLVDGGRSLRVEGDRRPDFQGWLSGLQQGSGRGDGSLDQQQLTDTDVPVIVDRCMSYITQHGLKSEGIYRRCGVNSKIAALLFFLRHDARQVRLSEEERQVDDVANVLKRFLREVGEGVFNGHQASLPWLHTTTISEMSERVSQYQALLHSLPRVNRATLGAVINHLYCVQCFADENQMNMHNLAIVFGPTLFQMDGTDNSAGQVVEDLIQNYQDIFNVDAEQFQRQLDMISHVIKAQKEHTKEGSPSPLTICGVYLERKEEGSELLVQISQEVSAEELVCKVLRRRNIPPQQGDYWSCFLVDDNQEIERPLHYQERALTIYFSLGKDCHLVVKKNCYMEAILTYIAGRVDVSRNGLIKFCEEKGQRGKGTFSRRLCVLSGLSLRLYKEVKSSQPERECPVHALKVYCGIKRKLQPPSCWGMTVLCEKAVRDIQQWYLCCESKNELIEWLATFMRLQHDCDLWPAASRLDS; encoded by the exons ATGTCATGGCAGACCAG GACGATTCATTGCGAGCCATGCAGAACTGCTTCCGCAGTcagtttagtgtggaggaggttGAGTGTGAGGACATTGAAGCAAGCGG GAGAACATCATCGGTTGATGAAGATAGTATCGATCTTGCCTGCACACTGTCACGATCAAACGACCTCGGAGACTCTGATCTTCACCACACTCCTGTTATCAAGATGGGCTGGCTGGACAAGACCCCACCtcaggggtaagagagagag GAGCATTATTTTCCAGAAGCGTTGGGTGATGTTGGATGCAAAATACCTGCGATACTTTCAAAATGAGAAG GAGGTCTACTCAAAGCGGATCATAGCCATACTGTCTGTCACTGAAGTGCTTAACGTTGGAGAGCAGAAGTTTGAGGTGGTGACAAGGAACAGGACTTTCTTGTTCCGTGCTGAAAACAACA cTGTCAGGGAGGAATGGGTGTCAGTACTGAAAGAAACTATTCAGCAGCGTCGTAGCAGCATGGAGATGTCCCTTATGAACTTCAGTTTTACTAGTGGACAGCGTGATAGTGGAGTCTCTCTCATTAGTAAACAAGGATACCTGGATATGAATGGACTGCGCTCCAAGGTCTATGTAGTCATCTGTGCAGACAGGGTCTTCCTCTACGGGAACGCTGAG GAGCACAGCCAGGGTGTTGGCATCACCTACATTGAGATGAATGTGGGTACTGTGAAGAGCACAGACAAACGGTCCTTCAACCTCACCACCTTCTACAGAACATTCAG TTTCCTGGCCGAGTCGGCGCAGCAGAGGGATCAGTGGGTGGAGGCCCTGCAGGACTGTGTCAGTCGCTCTCTGTCCAGCGATGTGGTGGCCCAGAAGATCTGGGCTGTGGAGGCCAACCAGCGCTGTGCAGACTGTGGCGCCCCCCATCCAGACTGGGCATCTGTCAACCTCTGTGTGGTCCTTTGCAAGTGCTGTGCAG GCGTGCACAGGGGTCTGGGCCAGAGTGTGTCCAAAGTTCGCAGTCTGAGAATGGATGAAAAGGTGTGGACTGATAACCTTATTCAG gTGTTCCTGTTAGGTAACAACAGGGTAAACCTGTTCTGGGCAGCTAACATGCCACCAAGCGAGGCGCTCCACCCATCAAGTGATAGTGAGAAACGCCAGCGCTTTGTCTCTGCTAAGTACTGTCAGGGGAAATACCGTCGCTACCATGCTCTGTTTGGCCAACAGGAGGCCCTCAACaaa GCTCTGTGCAGTACCGTTCAGACGGATGATGTATTGGAGACTCTGTCTCTGGTGTTCTGTGGAGCAGATGTGAACTGTTATACAGGTGATCCAGAGCTGCCCAGCCCTGTGTCCGTGGCCCAACACTATGGACAGATACTACAGGTGGAGTTCTTAACTCACAACCACAACACAG ATCTGCCAGGGTCTAGGGCTGGAGATCACACACTCCTAGAGGCTGCTCTCCCCGTCTCACACACTGGTTATCTCTTCAAGACCGCTTCCTCAATACGGCCAGTAACAGAGTGCAAAGCAAAAGGAG ATTTTAGCCGTCGATGGTGCTCTCTGAACCAAGGTAACTTCAGCTACTATGAGAGTGAGAAGAGCTCCAGTCAGAGCGGCGGGTTGAAGATGAGTGATGTTCTGTGTCTGTTGGTCAATCCCCCAGGGAAACATGG TTATGCCCATTCCTTTGAGCTGTACCATGACTCTGGGAGAGTCTATCTATTTGGAGAAGACTCCTCTGACAAAGTGAAAGGGTGGATCAAGGCCATCGCCAAG GCGCTGGtcccctctgcagcagaggaccTGGTGTGCTGGCCCTTTGAGAGGGTGGGCCGGTTGCGCTACACTGAGGGCCAGAGCCACCATAGCCCCCTCCTGGGCTGGTTCTCCCTGGGGGGCTCCAGACTGCTCCTACTCCTCCACGGAGCAGATCGAGTGGAGAACATCGACCTGCGCAAAATAAAGGAGCTCT CCATGGAGCAGGAGGCTGGTGCTGTGGTGCTGGTGGACGGAGGCAGGAGCCTGCGTGTGGAGGGGGACAGGAGGCCTGACTTCCAGGGCTGGCTGAGTGGGCTCCAACAGGGCTCAGGGAGAGGAGACGGCTCCCTGGACCAGCAGCAGCTCACTGACACAGACGTCCCTGTCATCGTGGACCGCTGCATGAGCTACATCACACAGCATG GTTTGAAGTCAGAGGGCATCTATCGGAGGTGTGGTGTGAACTCCAAGATCGCCGCCCTGCTGTTCTTTCTCCGCCATGATGCCCGGCAGGTCCGTCTGAGTGAAGAGGAGCGCCAGGTGGATGACGTGGCAAACGTCCTGAAGAGGTTCCTCAGGGAAGTGGGAGAGGGGGTTTTCAATGGCCATCAGGCCTCTCTGCCATGGCTCCACACCACTA CTATCAGTGAGATGAGTGAGAGAGTGTCCCAGTACCAGGCCCTCCTCCACAGCCTCCCCCGAGTCAACAGAGCCACTCTGGGGGCTGTCATCAACCACCTCTACTG CGTCCAGTGCTTTGCAGATGAGAATCAGATGAACATGCACAACCTGGCCATTGTGTTTGGTCCCACACTCTTCCAGATGGACGGCACTGATAACAGCGCAGGACAGGTGGTAGAGGATCTCATCCAGAACTACCAGGACATCTTCaat GTGGATGCAGAGCAGTTTCAGAGGCAGCTGGACATGATCTCGCATGTCATCAAAGCACAGAAGGAACACACAAAGGAG GGAAGCCCATCACCTCTCACCATCTGTGGGGTTTAcctggagaggaaggaggagggctcTGAGCTGCTGGTTCAG ATCTCCCAGGAAGTGAGTGCTGAGGAGCTGGTATGTAAGGTCCTGAGACGCAGGAACATCCCTCCACAGCAGGGGGACTACTGGAGCTGCTTCCTGGTCGACGACAACCAGGAGATAG AGCGTCCATTGCACTATCAGGAGCGAGCGCTGACTATCTATTTCTCTCTGGGTAAAGACTGTCATCTGGTGGTCAAGAAGAACTGCTACATGGAGGCCATTCTTACCTACATAG CAGGCAGGGTAGATGTGTCCCGAAACGGCCTGATCAAGTTCTGTGAAGAGAAAGGTCAAAGGGGTAAGGGAACCTTCAGCAGACGCCTCTGTGTGCTCAGTGGCTTGTCTCTAAGGCTGTACAAAGAAGTGAAG AGTTCTCAGCCTGAGAGGGAGTGTCCAGTCCATGCTCTGAAGGTCTACTGTGGTATCAAGAGGAAGTTACAGCCACCGTCATG CTGGGGGATGACTGTACTGTGTGAGAAGGCAGTACGAGACATACAGCAATG GTACCTGTGCTGTGAATCAAAGAACGAGCTGATCGAGTGGCTGGCCACTTTTATGAGGCTCcag CATGATTGTGATCTGTGGCCAGCAGCTTCCAGGCTAGATTCCTGA
- the LOC139534046 gene encoding arf-GAP with Rho-GAP domain, ANK repeat and PH domain-containing protein 1-like isoform X2, translating to MSWQTRTIHCEPCRTASAVSLVWRRLSVRTLKQAGEHHRLMKIVSILPAHCHDQTTSETLIFTTLLLSRWAGWTRPHLRGKRERSIIFQKRWVMLDAKYLRYFQNEKEVYSKRIIAILSVTEVLNVGEQKFEVVTRNRTFLFRAENNTVREEWVSVLKETIQQRRSSMEMSLMNFSFTSGQRDSGVSLISKQGYLDMNGLRSKVYVVICADRVFLYGNAEEHSQGVGITYIEMNVGTVKSTDKRSFNLTTFYRTFSFLAESAQQRDQWVEALQDCVSRSLSSDVVAQKIWAVEANQRCADCGAPHPDWASVNLCVVLCKCCAGVHRGLGQSVSKVRSLRMDEKVWTDNLIQVFLLGNNRVNLFWAANMPPSEALHPSSDSEKRQRFVSAKYCQGKYRRYHALFGQQEALNKALCSTVQTDDVLETLSLVFCGADVNCYTGDPELPSPVSVAQHYGQILQVEFLTHNHNTDLPGSRAGDHTLLEAALPVSHTGYLFKTASSIRPVTECKAKGDFSRRWCSLNQGNFSYYESEKSSSQSGGLKMSDVLCLLVNPPGKHGYAHSFELYHDSGRVYLFGEDSSDKVKGWIKAIAKALVPSAAEDLVCWPFERVGRLRYTEGQSHHSPLLGWFSLGGSRLLLLLHGADRVENIDLRKIKELSMEQEAGAVVLVDGGRSLRVEGDRRPDFQGWLSGLQQGSGRGDGSLDQQQLTDTDVPVIVDRCMSYITQHGLKSEGIYRRCGVNSKIAALLFFLRHDARQVRLSEEERQVDDVANVLKRFLREVGEGVFNGHQASLPWLHTTTISEMSERVSQYQALLHSLPRVNRATLGAVINHLYCVQCFADENQMNMHNLAIVFGPTLFQMDGTDNSAGQVVEDLIQNYQDIFNVDAEQFQRQLDMISHVIKAQKEHTKEGSPSPLTICGVYLERKEEGSELLVQISQEVSAEELVCKVLRRRNIPPQQGDYWSCFLVDDNQEIERPLHYQERALTIYFSLGKDCHLVVKKNCYMEAILTYIGRVDVSRNGLIKFCEEKGQRGKGTFSRRLCVLSGLSLRLYKEVKSSQPERECPVHALKVYCGIKRKLQPPSCWGMTVLCEKAVRDIQQWYLCCESKNELIEWLATFMRLQHDCDLWPAASRLDS from the exons ATGTCATGGCAGACCAG GACGATTCATTGCGAGCCATGCAGAACTGCTTCCGCAGTcagtttagtgtggaggaggttGAGTGTGAGGACATTGAAGCAAGCGG GAGAACATCATCGGTTGATGAAGATAGTATCGATCTTGCCTGCACACTGTCACGATCAAACGACCTCGGAGACTCTGATCTTCACCACACTCCTGTTATCAAGATGGGCTGGCTGGACAAGACCCCACCtcaggggtaagagagagag GAGCATTATTTTCCAGAAGCGTTGGGTGATGTTGGATGCAAAATACCTGCGATACTTTCAAAATGAGAAG GAGGTCTACTCAAAGCGGATCATAGCCATACTGTCTGTCACTGAAGTGCTTAACGTTGGAGAGCAGAAGTTTGAGGTGGTGACAAGGAACAGGACTTTCTTGTTCCGTGCTGAAAACAACA cTGTCAGGGAGGAATGGGTGTCAGTACTGAAAGAAACTATTCAGCAGCGTCGTAGCAGCATGGAGATGTCCCTTATGAACTTCAGTTTTACTAGTGGACAGCGTGATAGTGGAGTCTCTCTCATTAGTAAACAAGGATACCTGGATATGAATGGACTGCGCTCCAAGGTCTATGTAGTCATCTGTGCAGACAGGGTCTTCCTCTACGGGAACGCTGAG GAGCACAGCCAGGGTGTTGGCATCACCTACATTGAGATGAATGTGGGTACTGTGAAGAGCACAGACAAACGGTCCTTCAACCTCACCACCTTCTACAGAACATTCAG TTTCCTGGCCGAGTCGGCGCAGCAGAGGGATCAGTGGGTGGAGGCCCTGCAGGACTGTGTCAGTCGCTCTCTGTCCAGCGATGTGGTGGCCCAGAAGATCTGGGCTGTGGAGGCCAACCAGCGCTGTGCAGACTGTGGCGCCCCCCATCCAGACTGGGCATCTGTCAACCTCTGTGTGGTCCTTTGCAAGTGCTGTGCAG GCGTGCACAGGGGTCTGGGCCAGAGTGTGTCCAAAGTTCGCAGTCTGAGAATGGATGAAAAGGTGTGGACTGATAACCTTATTCAG gTGTTCCTGTTAGGTAACAACAGGGTAAACCTGTTCTGGGCAGCTAACATGCCACCAAGCGAGGCGCTCCACCCATCAAGTGATAGTGAGAAACGCCAGCGCTTTGTCTCTGCTAAGTACTGTCAGGGGAAATACCGTCGCTACCATGCTCTGTTTGGCCAACAGGAGGCCCTCAACaaa GCTCTGTGCAGTACCGTTCAGACGGATGATGTATTGGAGACTCTGTCTCTGGTGTTCTGTGGAGCAGATGTGAACTGTTATACAGGTGATCCAGAGCTGCCCAGCCCTGTGTCCGTGGCCCAACACTATGGACAGATACTACAGGTGGAGTTCTTAACTCACAACCACAACACAG ATCTGCCAGGGTCTAGGGCTGGAGATCACACACTCCTAGAGGCTGCTCTCCCCGTCTCACACACTGGTTATCTCTTCAAGACCGCTTCCTCAATACGGCCAGTAACAGAGTGCAAAGCAAAAGGAG ATTTTAGCCGTCGATGGTGCTCTCTGAACCAAGGTAACTTCAGCTACTATGAGAGTGAGAAGAGCTCCAGTCAGAGCGGCGGGTTGAAGATGAGTGATGTTCTGTGTCTGTTGGTCAATCCCCCAGGGAAACATGG TTATGCCCATTCCTTTGAGCTGTACCATGACTCTGGGAGAGTCTATCTATTTGGAGAAGACTCCTCTGACAAAGTGAAAGGGTGGATCAAGGCCATCGCCAAG GCGCTGGtcccctctgcagcagaggaccTGGTGTGCTGGCCCTTTGAGAGGGTGGGCCGGTTGCGCTACACTGAGGGCCAGAGCCACCATAGCCCCCTCCTGGGCTGGTTCTCCCTGGGGGGCTCCAGACTGCTCCTACTCCTCCACGGAGCAGATCGAGTGGAGAACATCGACCTGCGCAAAATAAAGGAGCTCT CCATGGAGCAGGAGGCTGGTGCTGTGGTGCTGGTGGACGGAGGCAGGAGCCTGCGTGTGGAGGGGGACAGGAGGCCTGACTTCCAGGGCTGGCTGAGTGGGCTCCAACAGGGCTCAGGGAGAGGAGACGGCTCCCTGGACCAGCAGCAGCTCACTGACACAGACGTCCCTGTCATCGTGGACCGCTGCATGAGCTACATCACACAGCATG GTTTGAAGTCAGAGGGCATCTATCGGAGGTGTGGTGTGAACTCCAAGATCGCCGCCCTGCTGTTCTTTCTCCGCCATGATGCCCGGCAGGTCCGTCTGAGTGAAGAGGAGCGCCAGGTGGATGACGTGGCAAACGTCCTGAAGAGGTTCCTCAGGGAAGTGGGAGAGGGGGTTTTCAATGGCCATCAGGCCTCTCTGCCATGGCTCCACACCACTA CTATCAGTGAGATGAGTGAGAGAGTGTCCCAGTACCAGGCCCTCCTCCACAGCCTCCCCCGAGTCAACAGAGCCACTCTGGGGGCTGTCATCAACCACCTCTACTG CGTCCAGTGCTTTGCAGATGAGAATCAGATGAACATGCACAACCTGGCCATTGTGTTTGGTCCCACACTCTTCCAGATGGACGGCACTGATAACAGCGCAGGACAGGTGGTAGAGGATCTCATCCAGAACTACCAGGACATCTTCaat GTGGATGCAGAGCAGTTTCAGAGGCAGCTGGACATGATCTCGCATGTCATCAAAGCACAGAAGGAACACACAAAGGAG GGAAGCCCATCACCTCTCACCATCTGTGGGGTTTAcctggagaggaaggaggagggctcTGAGCTGCTGGTTCAG ATCTCCCAGGAAGTGAGTGCTGAGGAGCTGGTATGTAAGGTCCTGAGACGCAGGAACATCCCTCCACAGCAGGGGGACTACTGGAGCTGCTTCCTGGTCGACGACAACCAGGAGATAG AGCGTCCATTGCACTATCAGGAGCGAGCGCTGACTATCTATTTCTCTCTGGGTAAAGACTGTCATCTGGTGGTCAAGAAGAACTGCTACATGGAGGCCATTCTTACCTACATAG GCAGGGTAGATGTGTCCCGAAACGGCCTGATCAAGTTCTGTGAAGAGAAAGGTCAAAGGGGTAAGGGAACCTTCAGCAGACGCCTCTGTGTGCTCAGTGGCTTGTCTCTAAGGCTGTACAAAGAAGTGAAG AGTTCTCAGCCTGAGAGGGAGTGTCCAGTCCATGCTCTGAAGGTCTACTGTGGTATCAAGAGGAAGTTACAGCCACCGTCATG CTGGGGGATGACTGTACTGTGTGAGAAGGCAGTACGAGACATACAGCAATG GTACCTGTGCTGTGAATCAAAGAACGAGCTGATCGAGTGGCTGGCCACTTTTATGAGGCTCcag CATGATTGTGATCTGTGGCCAGCAGCTTCCAGGCTAGATTCCTGA
- the LOC139534046 gene encoding arf-GAP with Rho-GAP domain, ANK repeat and PH domain-containing protein 1-like isoform X7 → MSWQTRTIHCEPCRTASAVSLVWRRLSVRTLKQAGEHHRLMKIVSILPAHCHDQTTSETLIFTTLLLSRWAGWTRPHLRGKRERSIIFQKRWVMLDAKYLRYFQNEKEVYSKRIIAILSVTEVLNVGEQKFEVVTRNRTFLFRAENNTVREEWVSVLKETIQQRRSSMEMSLMNFSFTSGQRDSGVSLISKQGYLDMNGLRSKVYVVICADRVFLYGNAEEHSQGVGITYIEMNVGTVKSTDKRSFNLTTFYRTFSFLAESAQQRDQWVEALQDCVSRSLSSDVVAQKIWAVEANQRCADCGAPHPDWASVNLCVVLCKCCAGVHRGLGQSVSKVRSLRMDEKVWTDNLIQVFLLGNNRVNLFWAANMPPSEALHPSSDSEKRQRFVSAKYCQGKYRRYHALFGQQEALNKALCSTVQTDDVLETLSLVFCGADVNCYTGDPELPSPVSVAQHYGQILQVEFLTHNHNTDLPGSRAGDHTLLEAALPVSHTGYLFKTASSIRPVTECKAKGDFSRRWCSLNQGNFSYYESEKSSSQSGGLKMSDVLCLLVNPPGKHGYAHSFELYHDSGRVYLFGEDSSDKVKGWIKAIAKALVPSAAEDLVCWPFERVGRLRYTEGQSHHSPLLGWFSLGGSRLLLLLHGADRVENIDLRKIKELSMEQEAGAVVLVDGGRSLRVEGDRRPDFQGWLSGLQQGSGRGDGSLDQQQLTDTDVPVIVDRCMSYITQHGLKSEGIYRRCGVNSKIAALLFFLRHDARQVRLSEEERQVDDVANVLKRFLREVGEGVFNGHQASLPWLHTTTISEMSERVSQYQALLHSLPRVNRATLGAVINHLYCVQCFADENQMNMHNLAIVFGPTLFQMDGTDNSAGQVVEDLIQNYQDIFNVDAEQFQRQLDMISHVIKAQKEHTKEDGCWPAASLSSYCSVGKPITSHHLWGLPGEEGGGL, encoded by the exons ATGTCATGGCAGACCAG GACGATTCATTGCGAGCCATGCAGAACTGCTTCCGCAGTcagtttagtgtggaggaggttGAGTGTGAGGACATTGAAGCAAGCGG GAGAACATCATCGGTTGATGAAGATAGTATCGATCTTGCCTGCACACTGTCACGATCAAACGACCTCGGAGACTCTGATCTTCACCACACTCCTGTTATCAAGATGGGCTGGCTGGACAAGACCCCACCtcaggggtaagagagagag GAGCATTATTTTCCAGAAGCGTTGGGTGATGTTGGATGCAAAATACCTGCGATACTTTCAAAATGAGAAG GAGGTCTACTCAAAGCGGATCATAGCCATACTGTCTGTCACTGAAGTGCTTAACGTTGGAGAGCAGAAGTTTGAGGTGGTGACAAGGAACAGGACTTTCTTGTTCCGTGCTGAAAACAACA cTGTCAGGGAGGAATGGGTGTCAGTACTGAAAGAAACTATTCAGCAGCGTCGTAGCAGCATGGAGATGTCCCTTATGAACTTCAGTTTTACTAGTGGACAGCGTGATAGTGGAGTCTCTCTCATTAGTAAACAAGGATACCTGGATATGAATGGACTGCGCTCCAAGGTCTATGTAGTCATCTGTGCAGACAGGGTCTTCCTCTACGGGAACGCTGAG GAGCACAGCCAGGGTGTTGGCATCACCTACATTGAGATGAATGTGGGTACTGTGAAGAGCACAGACAAACGGTCCTTCAACCTCACCACCTTCTACAGAACATTCAG TTTCCTGGCCGAGTCGGCGCAGCAGAGGGATCAGTGGGTGGAGGCCCTGCAGGACTGTGTCAGTCGCTCTCTGTCCAGCGATGTGGTGGCCCAGAAGATCTGGGCTGTGGAGGCCAACCAGCGCTGTGCAGACTGTGGCGCCCCCCATCCAGACTGGGCATCTGTCAACCTCTGTGTGGTCCTTTGCAAGTGCTGTGCAG GCGTGCACAGGGGTCTGGGCCAGAGTGTGTCCAAAGTTCGCAGTCTGAGAATGGATGAAAAGGTGTGGACTGATAACCTTATTCAG gTGTTCCTGTTAGGTAACAACAGGGTAAACCTGTTCTGGGCAGCTAACATGCCACCAAGCGAGGCGCTCCACCCATCAAGTGATAGTGAGAAACGCCAGCGCTTTGTCTCTGCTAAGTACTGTCAGGGGAAATACCGTCGCTACCATGCTCTGTTTGGCCAACAGGAGGCCCTCAACaaa GCTCTGTGCAGTACCGTTCAGACGGATGATGTATTGGAGACTCTGTCTCTGGTGTTCTGTGGAGCAGATGTGAACTGTTATACAGGTGATCCAGAGCTGCCCAGCCCTGTGTCCGTGGCCCAACACTATGGACAGATACTACAGGTGGAGTTCTTAACTCACAACCACAACACAG ATCTGCCAGGGTCTAGGGCTGGAGATCACACACTCCTAGAGGCTGCTCTCCCCGTCTCACACACTGGTTATCTCTTCAAGACCGCTTCCTCAATACGGCCAGTAACAGAGTGCAAAGCAAAAGGAG ATTTTAGCCGTCGATGGTGCTCTCTGAACCAAGGTAACTTCAGCTACTATGAGAGTGAGAAGAGCTCCAGTCAGAGCGGCGGGTTGAAGATGAGTGATGTTCTGTGTCTGTTGGTCAATCCCCCAGGGAAACATGG TTATGCCCATTCCTTTGAGCTGTACCATGACTCTGGGAGAGTCTATCTATTTGGAGAAGACTCCTCTGACAAAGTGAAAGGGTGGATCAAGGCCATCGCCAAG GCGCTGGtcccctctgcagcagaggaccTGGTGTGCTGGCCCTTTGAGAGGGTGGGCCGGTTGCGCTACACTGAGGGCCAGAGCCACCATAGCCCCCTCCTGGGCTGGTTCTCCCTGGGGGGCTCCAGACTGCTCCTACTCCTCCACGGAGCAGATCGAGTGGAGAACATCGACCTGCGCAAAATAAAGGAGCTCT CCATGGAGCAGGAGGCTGGTGCTGTGGTGCTGGTGGACGGAGGCAGGAGCCTGCGTGTGGAGGGGGACAGGAGGCCTGACTTCCAGGGCTGGCTGAGTGGGCTCCAACAGGGCTCAGGGAGAGGAGACGGCTCCCTGGACCAGCAGCAGCTCACTGACACAGACGTCCCTGTCATCGTGGACCGCTGCATGAGCTACATCACACAGCATG GTTTGAAGTCAGAGGGCATCTATCGGAGGTGTGGTGTGAACTCCAAGATCGCCGCCCTGCTGTTCTTTCTCCGCCATGATGCCCGGCAGGTCCGTCTGAGTGAAGAGGAGCGCCAGGTGGATGACGTGGCAAACGTCCTGAAGAGGTTCCTCAGGGAAGTGGGAGAGGGGGTTTTCAATGGCCATCAGGCCTCTCTGCCATGGCTCCACACCACTA CTATCAGTGAGATGAGTGAGAGAGTGTCCCAGTACCAGGCCCTCCTCCACAGCCTCCCCCGAGTCAACAGAGCCACTCTGGGGGCTGTCATCAACCACCTCTACTG CGTCCAGTGCTTTGCAGATGAGAATCAGATGAACATGCACAACCTGGCCATTGTGTTTGGTCCCACACTCTTCCAGATGGACGGCACTGATAACAGCGCAGGACAGGTGGTAGAGGATCTCATCCAGAACTACCAGGACATCTTCaat GTGGATGCAGAGCAGTTTCAGAGGCAGCTGGACATGATCTCGCATGTCATCAAAGCACAGAAGGAACACACAAAGGAG GATGGCTGTTGGCCTGCTGCGTCTCTCTCTTCATACTGTTCTGTAGGGAAGCCCATCACCTCTCACCATCTGTGGGGTTTAcctggagaggaaggaggagggctcTGA